Proteins found in one Oncorhynchus mykiss isolate Arlee chromosome 3, USDA_OmykA_1.1, whole genome shotgun sequence genomic segment:
- the LOC118936614 gene encoding phosphatidylinositol 4-kinase beta-like isoform X2 — protein sequence MGDTELGLSAVQPEELEPQSPSTASSSPSLSLPSSPSSGSYHYQQTTSPSPTHSDGPAASSPPLDVISEGVGELTLVIDPEVAKMACQEVLQKVKFLKGESEGSGLGSDGGNSTDQTLVNGTVHTEPIKPPKIPGEEDSEALPPGSVKSARRRQRHNPSKQSWLLRLFESKLFDVSMAISYLHNSKEPGVQAYIGNRLFSFRHEEVDFYLPQLLNMYIHMDEDVGDAIKPYVVHRCRQSISFSLQCAWLLGAYSSDMHISTQRHSRGTKLRKLIFSDELKPAAVRARQPLTLAPFCPLPTAAPSLHGHGLGGEHGLSPTKRTHQRSKSDATVSISLSSNLKRTASNPKVESNQDEPARLAPQREFIKSLMGIGKRLATLPTKEQKTSRLISELSLLNHKLPARVWLPTAAFDHHVVRVPHTQAVVLNSKDKAPYLIYVEVLECEDFETSNVPVRISETRIRSTRSVENLPDCGITADQRAGGFSTVHNYDEDNEAWSVDDIGDLQVELPEFHTNSCDNISQFSVDSITSLDSKEPIFIAAGDIRRRLSEQLAHTPTTFKRDPEDPSAVALKEPWQEKVQRIREGSPYGHIPTWRLLSVIVKCGDDLRQELLASQVLQQLQIIWEQERVPIWIKPYKILVISSDSGMIEPIVNAVSIHQVKKQSQMSLLDYFLQEHGTHTTEAFLTAQRNFVQSCAGYCLICYLLQVKDRHNGNILLDAEGHIIHIDFGFILSSSPRNLGFETSAFKLTNEFVDVMGGLDGDMFNYYKMLCLSLGDGDMFNYYKMLCLSLGDETCLITIRCSVSL from the exons ATGGGTGACACGGAGCTGGGTCTGTCTGCTGTACAGCCAGAGGAACTAGAACCGCAGAGCCCCTCcacagcctcctcctctccctcactctctctgccctcctccccttcctctggaTCCTACCACTATCAGCAGACCACCAGTCCCAGCCCCACTCACAGCGATGGTCCAGCCGCCTCCAGCCCACCCCTGGATGTCATCTCAGAGGGCGTGGGCGAGCTGACCCTGGTCATCGATCCCGAGGTGGCCAAGATGGCCTGCCAGGAGGTGCTGCAGAAGGTGAAGTTTCTCAAAGGCGAAAGTGAGGGGTCAGGTCTTGGGTCTGATGGTGGCAATAGCACAGACCAAACACTGGTCAACGGGACTGTACATACAGAGCCTATCAAGCCCCCAAAAATCCCCGGGGAGGAGGACTCTGAGGCACTGCCTCCAGGCTCGGTGAAAAGCGCGCGGCGGCGCCAGCGCCACAACCCCTCCAAGCAGTCGTGGCTGCTGCGGCTGTTTGAGTCCAAACTCTTCGACGTGTCAATGGCCATCTCCTATCTACACAACTCCAAGGAGCCGGGTGTGCAGGCCTACATCGGCAACCGTCTGTTCAGCTTCCGCCACGAGGAGGTGGACTTCTACCTGCCGCAGCTGCTCAACATGTACATCCACATGGACGAGGACGTGGGAGACGCCATCAAGCCCTACGTG GTGCACCGCTGCCGTCAGAGTATCTCCTTCTCGCTGCAGTGCGCCTGGCTGCTGGGCGCCTACTCCTCCGACATGCACATCTCCACACAGCGACACTCGCGCGGCACCAAGCTACGCAAACTCATCTTCTCCGACGAACTCAAACCAGCTGCAGTCCGTGCCCGCCAGCCACTGACGTTGGCCCCTTTCTGCCCACTTCCGACCGCTGCACCATCCCTGCACGGGCACGGCTTGGGCGGAGAGCACGGTCTGTCGCCTACTAAGCGCACGCATCAGCGCTCCAAGTCGGACGCCACGGTCAGCATCAGCCTGAGCAGCAACCTGAAGAGGACAGCGAGCAACCCCAAGGTGGAGAGCAACCAGGACGAG ccGGCGCGTCTGGCACCGCAGAGAGAGTTCATCAAGTCCCTGATGGGTATTGGGAAGCGGCTGGCCACGCTGCCCACTAAGGAGCAGAAGACGTCCCGGCTCATCTCGGAGCTTTCGCTGCTCAACCACAAGCTGCCCGCCCGCGTCTGGCTGCCCACCGCCGCCTTCGACCACCACGTGGTGCGCGTCCCTCACACACAGGCTGTGGTGCTCAACTCCAAAGACAAG GCGCCGTACCTCATCTATGTGGAGGTTCTGGAGTGTGAGGACTTTGAGACGTCCAACGTTCCGGTGCGGATCTCCGAGACCAGGATCCGCAGCACGCGCTCAGTGGAGAACCTTCCGGACTGCGGCATCACGGCAGATCAGCGAGCCGGGGGCTTCTCAACGGTTCACAACTACGATGAGGATAACGAAGCCTGGTCTGTGGACGACATCGGGGATCTGCAGGTGGAG CTCCCAGAGTTCCACACCAACAGCTGTGACAACATCTCCCAGTTCTCAGTGGACAGCATCACCAGCCTGGACAGCAAGGAGCCCATCTTCATCGCTGCTGGAGACATCAG GCGGCGTCTCTCAGAGCAGCTAGCTCACACACCCACCACATTCAAACGGGACCCAGAGGACCCTTCAGCAGTGGCCCTCAAGGAGCCGTGGCAGGAGAAGGTTCA GCGGATAAGGGAGGGCTCCCCATATGGACACATCCCTACCTGGAGGTTGTTGTCAGTCATCGTCAAGTGTGGCGACGACCTTCGGCAAGAGCTCCTGGCCTCTCAAGTGCTGCAGCAGCTCCAG ATCATCTGGGAACAGGAGCGCGTGCCTATCTGGATCAAACCCTACAAGATCCTGGTGATCTCCTCTGACAGCGGCATGATTGAACCCATAGTCAACGCAGTGTCCATCCACCAG GTGAAGAAACAGAGCCAGATGTCTCTGCTGGACTACTTCCTGCAGGAACACGGTACCCACACCACCGAGGCTTTTCTCACGGCCCAGCGCAACTTTGTCCAGAGCTGTGCAGGCTACTGTCTCATCTGCTACCTGCTGCAGGTCaaagacag ACACAATGGCAACATCCTGTTGGACGCTGAGGGCCACATCATCCACATAGACTTTGGCTTCATTCTGTCCAGCTCGCCCCGCAACCTGGGCTTCGAGACCTCTGCTTTCAAGCTCACCAACGAGTTTGTAGAC GTGATGGGAGgtctggatggagacatgtttaaTTACTATAagatgctctgtctctctctaggtgatggagaCATGTTTAATTACTATAagatgctctgtctctctctaggtgatgagACATGTTTAATTACTATAagatgctctgtctctctctag
- the LOC118936614 gene encoding phosphatidylinositol 4-kinase beta-like isoform X1: MGDTELGLSAVQPEELEPQSPSTASSSPSLSLPSSPSSGSYHYQQTTSPSPTHSDGPAASSPPLDVISEGVGELTLVIDPEVAKMACQEVLQKVKFLKGESEGSGLGSDGGNSTDQTLVNGTVHTEPIKPPKIPGEEDSEALPPGSVKSARRRQRHNPSKQSWLLRLFESKLFDVSMAISYLHNSKEPGVQAYIGNRLFSFRHEEVDFYLPQLLNMYIHMDEDVGDAIKPYVVHRCRQSISFSLQCAWLLGAYSSDMHISTQRHSRGTKLRKLIFSDELKPAAVRARQPLTLAPFCPLPTAAPSLHGHGLGGEHGLSPTKRTHQRSKSDATVSISLSSNLKRTASNPKVESNQDEPARLAPQREFIKSLMGIGKRLATLPTKEQKTSRLISELSLLNHKLPARVWLPTAAFDHHVVRVPHTQAVVLNSKDKAPYLIYVEVLECEDFETSNVPVRISETRIRSTRSVENLPDCGITADQRAGGFSTVHNYDEDNEAWSVDDIGDLQVELPEFHTNSCDNISQFSVDSITSLDSKEPIFIAAGDIRRRLSEQLAHTPTTFKRDPEDPSAVALKEPWQEKVQRIREGSPYGHIPTWRLLSVIVKCGDDLRQELLASQVLQQLQIIWEQERVPIWIKPYKILVISSDSGMIEPIVNAVSIHQVKKQSQMSLLDYFLQEHGTHTTEAFLTAQRNFVQSCAGYCLICYLLQVKDRHNGNILLDAEGHIIHIDFGFILSSSPRNLGFETSAFKLTNEFVDVMGGLDGDMFNYYKMLMLQGLIAARKHMDKVIQIVEIMQQGSQLPCFHGSSTIRTLKERFHMSLTEEQLQVLVEQMVDGSMRSITTKLYDGFQYLTNGIM, encoded by the exons ATGGGTGACACGGAGCTGGGTCTGTCTGCTGTACAGCCAGAGGAACTAGAACCGCAGAGCCCCTCcacagcctcctcctctccctcactctctctgccctcctccccttcctctggaTCCTACCACTATCAGCAGACCACCAGTCCCAGCCCCACTCACAGCGATGGTCCAGCCGCCTCCAGCCCACCCCTGGATGTCATCTCAGAGGGCGTGGGCGAGCTGACCCTGGTCATCGATCCCGAGGTGGCCAAGATGGCCTGCCAGGAGGTGCTGCAGAAGGTGAAGTTTCTCAAAGGCGAAAGTGAGGGGTCAGGTCTTGGGTCTGATGGTGGCAATAGCACAGACCAAACACTGGTCAACGGGACTGTACATACAGAGCCTATCAAGCCCCCAAAAATCCCCGGGGAGGAGGACTCTGAGGCACTGCCTCCAGGCTCGGTGAAAAGCGCGCGGCGGCGCCAGCGCCACAACCCCTCCAAGCAGTCGTGGCTGCTGCGGCTGTTTGAGTCCAAACTCTTCGACGTGTCAATGGCCATCTCCTATCTACACAACTCCAAGGAGCCGGGTGTGCAGGCCTACATCGGCAACCGTCTGTTCAGCTTCCGCCACGAGGAGGTGGACTTCTACCTGCCGCAGCTGCTCAACATGTACATCCACATGGACGAGGACGTGGGAGACGCCATCAAGCCCTACGTG GTGCACCGCTGCCGTCAGAGTATCTCCTTCTCGCTGCAGTGCGCCTGGCTGCTGGGCGCCTACTCCTCCGACATGCACATCTCCACACAGCGACACTCGCGCGGCACCAAGCTACGCAAACTCATCTTCTCCGACGAACTCAAACCAGCTGCAGTCCGTGCCCGCCAGCCACTGACGTTGGCCCCTTTCTGCCCACTTCCGACCGCTGCACCATCCCTGCACGGGCACGGCTTGGGCGGAGAGCACGGTCTGTCGCCTACTAAGCGCACGCATCAGCGCTCCAAGTCGGACGCCACGGTCAGCATCAGCCTGAGCAGCAACCTGAAGAGGACAGCGAGCAACCCCAAGGTGGAGAGCAACCAGGACGAG ccGGCGCGTCTGGCACCGCAGAGAGAGTTCATCAAGTCCCTGATGGGTATTGGGAAGCGGCTGGCCACGCTGCCCACTAAGGAGCAGAAGACGTCCCGGCTCATCTCGGAGCTTTCGCTGCTCAACCACAAGCTGCCCGCCCGCGTCTGGCTGCCCACCGCCGCCTTCGACCACCACGTGGTGCGCGTCCCTCACACACAGGCTGTGGTGCTCAACTCCAAAGACAAG GCGCCGTACCTCATCTATGTGGAGGTTCTGGAGTGTGAGGACTTTGAGACGTCCAACGTTCCGGTGCGGATCTCCGAGACCAGGATCCGCAGCACGCGCTCAGTGGAGAACCTTCCGGACTGCGGCATCACGGCAGATCAGCGAGCCGGGGGCTTCTCAACGGTTCACAACTACGATGAGGATAACGAAGCCTGGTCTGTGGACGACATCGGGGATCTGCAGGTGGAG CTCCCAGAGTTCCACACCAACAGCTGTGACAACATCTCCCAGTTCTCAGTGGACAGCATCACCAGCCTGGACAGCAAGGAGCCCATCTTCATCGCTGCTGGAGACATCAG GCGGCGTCTCTCAGAGCAGCTAGCTCACACACCCACCACATTCAAACGGGACCCAGAGGACCCTTCAGCAGTGGCCCTCAAGGAGCCGTGGCAGGAGAAGGTTCA GCGGATAAGGGAGGGCTCCCCATATGGACACATCCCTACCTGGAGGTTGTTGTCAGTCATCGTCAAGTGTGGCGACGACCTTCGGCAAGAGCTCCTGGCCTCTCAAGTGCTGCAGCAGCTCCAG ATCATCTGGGAACAGGAGCGCGTGCCTATCTGGATCAAACCCTACAAGATCCTGGTGATCTCCTCTGACAGCGGCATGATTGAACCCATAGTCAACGCAGTGTCCATCCACCAG GTGAAGAAACAGAGCCAGATGTCTCTGCTGGACTACTTCCTGCAGGAACACGGTACCCACACCACCGAGGCTTTTCTCACGGCCCAGCGCAACTTTGTCCAGAGCTGTGCAGGCTACTGTCTCATCTGCTACCTGCTGCAGGTCaaagacag ACACAATGGCAACATCCTGTTGGACGCTGAGGGCCACATCATCCACATAGACTTTGGCTTCATTCTGTCCAGCTCGCCCCGCAACCTGGGCTTCGAGACCTCTGCTTTCAAGCTCACCAACGAGTTTGTAGAC gtgatgggaggtctggatggagacatgtttaaTTACTATAAGATGCTCATGCTGCAGGGCCTGATAGCAGCACGTAAACACATGGACAAAGTCATCCAGATAGTGGAGATCATGCAGCAAG GCTCCCAGCTGCCCTGCTTCCACGGCTCCAGCACCATCCGGACCCTAAAGGAGCGTTTCCACATGAGCCTGACGGAGGAACAGCTGCAGGTCCTGGTGGAGCAGATGGTGGACGGATCCATGCGCTCCATCACCACCAAGCTCTATGACGGCTTCCAGTACCTCACCAACGGCATcatgtga
- the LOC118936614 gene encoding phosphatidylinositol 4-kinase beta-like isoform X4 has translation MGDTELGLSAVQPEELEPQSPSTASSSPSLSLPSSPSSGSYHYQQTTSPSPTHSDGPAASSPPLDVISEGVGELTLVIDPEVAKMACQEVLQKVKFLKGESEGSGLGSDGGNSTDQTLVNGTVHTEPIKPPKIPGEEDSEALPPGSVKSARRRQRHNPSKQSWLLRLFESKLFDVSMAISYLHNSKEPGVQAYIGNRLFSFRHEEVDFYLPQLLNMYIHMDEDVGDAIKPYVVHRCRQSISFSLQCAWLLGAYSSDMHISTQRHSRGTKLRKLIFSDELKPAAVRARQPLTLAPFCPLPTAAPSLHGHGLGGEHGLSPTKRTHQRSKSDATVSISLSSNLKRTASNPKVESNQDEPARLAPQREFIKSLMGIGKRLATLPTKEQKTSRLISELSLLNHKLPARVWLPTAAFDHHVVRVPHTQAVVLNSKDKAPYLIYVEVLECEDFETSNVPVRISETRIRSTRSVENLPDCGITADQRAGGFSTVHNYDEDNEAWSVDDIGDLQVELPEFHTNSCDNISQFSVDSITSLDSKEPIFIAAGDIRRRLSEQLAHTPTTFKRDPEDPSAVALKEPWQEKVQRIREGSPYGHIPTWRLLSVIVKCGDDLRQELLASQVLQQLQIIWEQERVPIWIKPYKILVISSDSGMIEPIVNAVSIHQVKKQSQMSLLDYFLQEHGTHTTEAFLTAQRNFVQSCAGYCLICYLLQVKDRHNGNILLDAEGHIIHIDFGFILSSSPRNLGFETSAFKLTNEFVDVMGGLDGDMFNYYKMLCLSLGDGRSGWRHV, from the exons ATGGGTGACACGGAGCTGGGTCTGTCTGCTGTACAGCCAGAGGAACTAGAACCGCAGAGCCCCTCcacagcctcctcctctccctcactctctctgccctcctccccttcctctggaTCCTACCACTATCAGCAGACCACCAGTCCCAGCCCCACTCACAGCGATGGTCCAGCCGCCTCCAGCCCACCCCTGGATGTCATCTCAGAGGGCGTGGGCGAGCTGACCCTGGTCATCGATCCCGAGGTGGCCAAGATGGCCTGCCAGGAGGTGCTGCAGAAGGTGAAGTTTCTCAAAGGCGAAAGTGAGGGGTCAGGTCTTGGGTCTGATGGTGGCAATAGCACAGACCAAACACTGGTCAACGGGACTGTACATACAGAGCCTATCAAGCCCCCAAAAATCCCCGGGGAGGAGGACTCTGAGGCACTGCCTCCAGGCTCGGTGAAAAGCGCGCGGCGGCGCCAGCGCCACAACCCCTCCAAGCAGTCGTGGCTGCTGCGGCTGTTTGAGTCCAAACTCTTCGACGTGTCAATGGCCATCTCCTATCTACACAACTCCAAGGAGCCGGGTGTGCAGGCCTACATCGGCAACCGTCTGTTCAGCTTCCGCCACGAGGAGGTGGACTTCTACCTGCCGCAGCTGCTCAACATGTACATCCACATGGACGAGGACGTGGGAGACGCCATCAAGCCCTACGTG GTGCACCGCTGCCGTCAGAGTATCTCCTTCTCGCTGCAGTGCGCCTGGCTGCTGGGCGCCTACTCCTCCGACATGCACATCTCCACACAGCGACACTCGCGCGGCACCAAGCTACGCAAACTCATCTTCTCCGACGAACTCAAACCAGCTGCAGTCCGTGCCCGCCAGCCACTGACGTTGGCCCCTTTCTGCCCACTTCCGACCGCTGCACCATCCCTGCACGGGCACGGCTTGGGCGGAGAGCACGGTCTGTCGCCTACTAAGCGCACGCATCAGCGCTCCAAGTCGGACGCCACGGTCAGCATCAGCCTGAGCAGCAACCTGAAGAGGACAGCGAGCAACCCCAAGGTGGAGAGCAACCAGGACGAG ccGGCGCGTCTGGCACCGCAGAGAGAGTTCATCAAGTCCCTGATGGGTATTGGGAAGCGGCTGGCCACGCTGCCCACTAAGGAGCAGAAGACGTCCCGGCTCATCTCGGAGCTTTCGCTGCTCAACCACAAGCTGCCCGCCCGCGTCTGGCTGCCCACCGCCGCCTTCGACCACCACGTGGTGCGCGTCCCTCACACACAGGCTGTGGTGCTCAACTCCAAAGACAAG GCGCCGTACCTCATCTATGTGGAGGTTCTGGAGTGTGAGGACTTTGAGACGTCCAACGTTCCGGTGCGGATCTCCGAGACCAGGATCCGCAGCACGCGCTCAGTGGAGAACCTTCCGGACTGCGGCATCACGGCAGATCAGCGAGCCGGGGGCTTCTCAACGGTTCACAACTACGATGAGGATAACGAAGCCTGGTCTGTGGACGACATCGGGGATCTGCAGGTGGAG CTCCCAGAGTTCCACACCAACAGCTGTGACAACATCTCCCAGTTCTCAGTGGACAGCATCACCAGCCTGGACAGCAAGGAGCCCATCTTCATCGCTGCTGGAGACATCAG GCGGCGTCTCTCAGAGCAGCTAGCTCACACACCCACCACATTCAAACGGGACCCAGAGGACCCTTCAGCAGTGGCCCTCAAGGAGCCGTGGCAGGAGAAGGTTCA GCGGATAAGGGAGGGCTCCCCATATGGACACATCCCTACCTGGAGGTTGTTGTCAGTCATCGTCAAGTGTGGCGACGACCTTCGGCAAGAGCTCCTGGCCTCTCAAGTGCTGCAGCAGCTCCAG ATCATCTGGGAACAGGAGCGCGTGCCTATCTGGATCAAACCCTACAAGATCCTGGTGATCTCCTCTGACAGCGGCATGATTGAACCCATAGTCAACGCAGTGTCCATCCACCAG GTGAAGAAACAGAGCCAGATGTCTCTGCTGGACTACTTCCTGCAGGAACACGGTACCCACACCACCGAGGCTTTTCTCACGGCCCAGCGCAACTTTGTCCAGAGCTGTGCAGGCTACTGTCTCATCTGCTACCTGCTGCAGGTCaaagacag ACACAATGGCAACATCCTGTTGGACGCTGAGGGCCACATCATCCACATAGACTTTGGCTTCATTCTGTCCAGCTCGCCCCGCAACCTGGGCTTCGAGACCTCTGCTTTCAAGCTCACCAACGAGTTTGTAGAC GTGATGGGAGgtctggatggagacatgtttaaTTACTATAagatgctctgtctctctctag gtgatgggaggtctggatggagacatgtttaa
- the LOC118936614 gene encoding phosphatidylinositol 4-kinase beta-like isoform X3: MGDTELGLSAVQPEELEPQSPSTASSSPSLSLPSSPSSGSYHYQQTTSPSPTHSDGPAASSPPLDVISEGVGELTLVIDPEVAKMACQEVLQKVKFLKGESEGSGLGSDGGNSTDQTLVNGTVHTEPIKPPKIPGEEDSEALPPGSVKSARRRQRHNPSKQSWLLRLFESKLFDVSMAISYLHNSKEPGVQAYIGNRLFSFRHEEVDFYLPQLLNMYIHMDEDVGDAIKPYVVHRCRQSISFSLQCAWLLGAYSSDMHISTQRHSRGTKLRKLIFSDELKPAAVRARQPLTLAPFCPLPTAAPSLHGHGLGGEHGLSPTKRTHQRSKSDATVSISLSSNLKRTASNPKVESNQDEPARLAPQREFIKSLMGIGKRLATLPTKEQKTSRLISELSLLNHKLPARVWLPTAAFDHHVVRVPHTQAVVLNSKDKAPYLIYVEVLECEDFETSNVPVRISETRIRSTRSVENLPDCGITADQRAGGFSTVHNYDEDNEAWSVDDIGDLQVELPEFHTNSCDNISQFSVDSITSLDSKEPIFIAAGDIRRRLSEQLAHTPTTFKRDPEDPSAVALKEPWQEKVQRIREGSPYGHIPTWRLLSVIVKCGDDLRQELLASQVLQQLQIIWEQERVPIWIKPYKILVISSDSGMIEPIVNAVSIHQVKKQSQMSLLDYFLQEHGTHTTEAFLTAQRNFVQSCAGYCLICYLLQVKDRHNGNILLDAEGHIIHIDFGFILSSSPRNLGFETSAFKLTNEFVDVMGGLDGDMFNYYKMLCLSLGDGDMFNYYKMLCLSLGDGRSGWRHV, translated from the exons ATGGGTGACACGGAGCTGGGTCTGTCTGCTGTACAGCCAGAGGAACTAGAACCGCAGAGCCCCTCcacagcctcctcctctccctcactctctctgccctcctccccttcctctggaTCCTACCACTATCAGCAGACCACCAGTCCCAGCCCCACTCACAGCGATGGTCCAGCCGCCTCCAGCCCACCCCTGGATGTCATCTCAGAGGGCGTGGGCGAGCTGACCCTGGTCATCGATCCCGAGGTGGCCAAGATGGCCTGCCAGGAGGTGCTGCAGAAGGTGAAGTTTCTCAAAGGCGAAAGTGAGGGGTCAGGTCTTGGGTCTGATGGTGGCAATAGCACAGACCAAACACTGGTCAACGGGACTGTACATACAGAGCCTATCAAGCCCCCAAAAATCCCCGGGGAGGAGGACTCTGAGGCACTGCCTCCAGGCTCGGTGAAAAGCGCGCGGCGGCGCCAGCGCCACAACCCCTCCAAGCAGTCGTGGCTGCTGCGGCTGTTTGAGTCCAAACTCTTCGACGTGTCAATGGCCATCTCCTATCTACACAACTCCAAGGAGCCGGGTGTGCAGGCCTACATCGGCAACCGTCTGTTCAGCTTCCGCCACGAGGAGGTGGACTTCTACCTGCCGCAGCTGCTCAACATGTACATCCACATGGACGAGGACGTGGGAGACGCCATCAAGCCCTACGTG GTGCACCGCTGCCGTCAGAGTATCTCCTTCTCGCTGCAGTGCGCCTGGCTGCTGGGCGCCTACTCCTCCGACATGCACATCTCCACACAGCGACACTCGCGCGGCACCAAGCTACGCAAACTCATCTTCTCCGACGAACTCAAACCAGCTGCAGTCCGTGCCCGCCAGCCACTGACGTTGGCCCCTTTCTGCCCACTTCCGACCGCTGCACCATCCCTGCACGGGCACGGCTTGGGCGGAGAGCACGGTCTGTCGCCTACTAAGCGCACGCATCAGCGCTCCAAGTCGGACGCCACGGTCAGCATCAGCCTGAGCAGCAACCTGAAGAGGACAGCGAGCAACCCCAAGGTGGAGAGCAACCAGGACGAG ccGGCGCGTCTGGCACCGCAGAGAGAGTTCATCAAGTCCCTGATGGGTATTGGGAAGCGGCTGGCCACGCTGCCCACTAAGGAGCAGAAGACGTCCCGGCTCATCTCGGAGCTTTCGCTGCTCAACCACAAGCTGCCCGCCCGCGTCTGGCTGCCCACCGCCGCCTTCGACCACCACGTGGTGCGCGTCCCTCACACACAGGCTGTGGTGCTCAACTCCAAAGACAAG GCGCCGTACCTCATCTATGTGGAGGTTCTGGAGTGTGAGGACTTTGAGACGTCCAACGTTCCGGTGCGGATCTCCGAGACCAGGATCCGCAGCACGCGCTCAGTGGAGAACCTTCCGGACTGCGGCATCACGGCAGATCAGCGAGCCGGGGGCTTCTCAACGGTTCACAACTACGATGAGGATAACGAAGCCTGGTCTGTGGACGACATCGGGGATCTGCAGGTGGAG CTCCCAGAGTTCCACACCAACAGCTGTGACAACATCTCCCAGTTCTCAGTGGACAGCATCACCAGCCTGGACAGCAAGGAGCCCATCTTCATCGCTGCTGGAGACATCAG GCGGCGTCTCTCAGAGCAGCTAGCTCACACACCCACCACATTCAAACGGGACCCAGAGGACCCTTCAGCAGTGGCCCTCAAGGAGCCGTGGCAGGAGAAGGTTCA GCGGATAAGGGAGGGCTCCCCATATGGACACATCCCTACCTGGAGGTTGTTGTCAGTCATCGTCAAGTGTGGCGACGACCTTCGGCAAGAGCTCCTGGCCTCTCAAGTGCTGCAGCAGCTCCAG ATCATCTGGGAACAGGAGCGCGTGCCTATCTGGATCAAACCCTACAAGATCCTGGTGATCTCCTCTGACAGCGGCATGATTGAACCCATAGTCAACGCAGTGTCCATCCACCAG GTGAAGAAACAGAGCCAGATGTCTCTGCTGGACTACTTCCTGCAGGAACACGGTACCCACACCACCGAGGCTTTTCTCACGGCCCAGCGCAACTTTGTCCAGAGCTGTGCAGGCTACTGTCTCATCTGCTACCTGCTGCAGGTCaaagacag ACACAATGGCAACATCCTGTTGGACGCTGAGGGCCACATCATCCACATAGACTTTGGCTTCATTCTGTCCAGCTCGCCCCGCAACCTGGGCTTCGAGACCTCTGCTTTCAAGCTCACCAACGAGTTTGTAGAC GTGATGGGAGgtctggatggagacatgtttaaTTACTATAagatgctctgtctctctctaggtgatggagaCATGTTTAATTACTATAagatgctctgtctctctctag gtgatgggaggtctggatggagacatgtttaa